One part of the Carassius gibelio isolate Cgi1373 ecotype wild population from Czech Republic chromosome B6, carGib1.2-hapl.c, whole genome shotgun sequence genome encodes these proteins:
- the fam83fb gene encoding protein FAM83F, with the protein MAESQLLCMEDGLMPTAVPESRPQFYYSEQHRAALERLITGGDGAFKSLLKDENGQDFLSAREITAITSSFVKYKTDEENGGASAGQDKRDDAGSLHSTYWPQMSDTEVPPLDIGWPSSGLFKGVTRVAVHTHPPKDNGPHIKEVVRKLIQESSKVVAIVMDLLTDLQILRDLFEASKRGVPVYIVLDEPGAPHFLDMCNRLQVGARDLQNIRTRTVKGIGLNLSMGRIPGNVQSKYMLIDGDKVMFGTYSFSWSSSRMDRNMITVMSGQVVDFYDNDFRELYAISDKLDLFKQFHMTKPQTGTLSRAAVPKRPAAATSRFQVNLGDVTRGDGKVPAHKYHNPKYLLALGQIPGPTEPLQDFFNKMEPPDPETEQELENPTEELENLTPDPSPPEKKKSKKLKLSFKSKRGKKDKNSDEVIEENPANPSDEESKHTLTRDETQDSLKKKNTECMCVIA; encoded by the exons ATGGCGGAGTCACAGCTGTTGTGTATGGAGGACGGGCTCATGCCCACCGCGGTGCCCGAGTCCCGACCGCAGTTCTACTACAGCGAGCAGCACCGGGCGGCCCTCGAGCGCCTGATCACCGGCGGAGACGGAGCCTTCAAGAGCCTCCTGAAGGACGAGAACGGACAAGACTTCCTGTCGGCGCGGGAGATCACGGCCATCACCAGCAGCTTCGTCAAATACAAGACCGATGAAGAGAACGGAGGAGCGTCAGCGGGTCAAGACAAGCGTGACGACGCCGGGTCACTGCACTCCACGTACTGGCCGCAGATGTCGGACACCGAGGTTCCGCCGCTGGACATCGGCTGGCCCTCATCAGGGCTCTTTAAAGGGGTCACCCGGGTGGCTGTGCACACACACCCGCCCAAAGACAACGGCCCGCACATCAAGGAGGTGGTCCGCAAACTCATCCAGGAGTCCAGCAAG GTCGTGGCGATCGTGATGGACCTGCTGACCGATCTGCAGATTCTGCGGGATCTGTTTGAGGCGTCCAAGCGTGGCGTGCCCGTCTACATCGTGCTGGATGAGCCGGGAGCGCCGCACTTTCTGGACATGTGCAACCGGCTGCAGGTCGGAGCTAGAGATCTGCAG AATATCCGGACTCGGACCGTGAAGGGAATCGGGTTGAATCTGTCCATGGGGAGAATCCCAGGAAACGTCCAGAGCAAGTACATGCTCATCGATGGAGATAAAGTCATGTTTGGGACGTACAG TTTCTCCTGGAGCTCTTCTCGGATGGACAGAAACATGATCACCGTGATGTCGGGGCAGGTGGTGGATTTCTATGATAACGATTTCCGAGAACTTTACGCCATCTCAGACAAACTGGACCTGTTTAAGCAGTTTCACATGACCAAGCCTCAAACGGGAACCCTGTCGAGGGCCGCGGTGCCCAAACGCCCCGCAGCGGCCACTTCACGCTTCCAGGTCAATCTCGGAGACGTGACGCGTGGAGATGGGAAAGTGCCTGCACACAAATACCACAATCCCAAATACCTGCTAGCGCTCGGACAGATCCCGGGACCCACGGAGCCGCTGCAGGACTTCTTCAATAAGATGGAGCCGCCCGATCCAGAGACGGAGCAAGAGCTAGAGAATCCCACAGAAGAGCTGGAGAACCTCACACCTGATCCCTCTCCACCTGAGAAGAAAAAGTCCAAGAAACTCAAACTCTCATTTAAGTCAAAGCGAGGGAAGAAGGACAAGAATAGTGACGAGGTTATTGAAGAAAACCCTGCAAACCCTTCAGACGAGGAGTCTAAACACACGCTCACCAGAGACGAGACGCAGGACAGTCTCAAGAAGAAGAATACAGAATGCATGTGCGTTATTGCATAA